In Hyperolius riggenbachi isolate aHypRig1 chromosome 1, aHypRig1.pri, whole genome shotgun sequence, the genomic window TTCACTCCCAGCAAATGGGGATACCTTCACTCTCAAAGCCTTACCCTACTACCCTCTAACAACAGGAAGTGAGGGCAATTCTCCCACACAGGATTACAGCAGGACAGACCAGCGAGAAGCTGGAACCTCTGTGTACGCTGGTCACTGCTCCATGTTTGTCAGCTCTTGGGATTGTTCATGTCTGTGGGAGTATCCAGCAAGCAGGGTAGGAGTGATCCAGGAGGTGACCTGGGATTAGTGGAGCGGACGGTCCCCTGAGTTTCGGATAAAGGAAGAGTTTTGTGTTTCGGACTCCTCTAGCTGGCCGGCAAGATCTCATAGCGGTATTTGGTGATGGTGAAATTGATCAGCCTCCCGTAGATCGTGGGCATGACATACTCAATGTATTTCTTGAAGCCCACGCTCTCGTACATCTTCTGGGCCTCCCGCTGGACCATCAGTGTGTTGAGGACGACAGCCTCGTAGCCCTCCCTCCTGGCAAAACAGATCACCTCTCGAGACAACGCTTTGGCGATACCGAGCCCTCTGTAGTCCTTCCTTACCGACATTCTCTTCAGGATCAACTCCTTGTTACTCTCGTCTGAGGGCTTCACGGCCACTGTCCCCACAATGCTGTCCTCAATATCTGCCACCCAGAAGTGGCAGCCCTCACTCTCCATGTAGGTCTTCCGGATGTCCTGCAAGTCCTCCTTCAGGCAGTGGTCTATGTACATGGACCAGCAGTAGCCGAGAACCTGACGGCCTAAAGCCAGCAGAAGGGTGACGGCCAGAACTGGTAGAAGGAAGGTCTTGGAGCTGCAGAGAAGGCACACGAAGGTGCAGGTCAGGACGAAGAGGACCCAGGGTTGCTTTAGGACATGGATACAAACGCTGGGGACGTATTCACTCATGCCATGGGAGAAGAGCTCGCGAACCACATCATACTCCGAGTCCTGGTAACCTCGAATCTTGTAGTCTGCCATCCCTGTggaccgagagagagagagagaacattaCATGTGACAAGTATTCCCTCCTGTGCATCTCACTGCAGTGCTGATCCATATATATATAGCGCACCCCATCTTTCAACACAGGAATCACAGCTGAGATGAATGAAtgcaaaagtgttatacatacctggggcttcctccagccctttcagCCTGATCCGTCCctcattgctgtcctcctccattATGGCTCCCAGTAACTTCGtgagtccaccccccccccccccccccaccggcagTGCACCTGTCGCCAGGAGCACGCGGCCCCACTGTGCATGCCCCGACTAGCTCAAGTTACCGGGACCGTAGCGGAGGAACGAGGACGGTGAGGAAGCGATcaagccggagggggctggaggaagcctcaagtaTGTATAAACCGTTTGCAttcattcatctcaggtacactgtaaggactggagcaattttcatcggtcagcgctcctccttttcattagccaataacataatcacttcttatcacacctaaatggtctagatcttgttttcttgccaccaattaggctttctttgggtggcacattttgctaagaattattttattgtaaatgcattttaacgggaataaaaagaaaagaaatggattaaaaaaaaatattacttctcagttttcggccattatagttttaacctcttggggaccacaggcttacaccccccccttcccagtgaccaggccattttttttacaattaagcacGTCACAATTTtaacagccaattcctgggccatacaacttaccacccaaatgaattttatctccttcacttcccactaatagagattccttgagggctcgtttccactatcgcgaatctgcatgagtccaacgcatgcggattcgcacatgtaatgcaagtggatgggcctgtttccactgtagcgttgttgaggtgcgtttttttcagcgtttaaaaaacgcacaaaagagccaacgaattcgcctgcgagtggaatgcatgcgaatcgccactaatgtatttaatagggaattcgcatgcggctatggtatgtgaattttcatgcgaattcgcatgcgaattcgcataggtgccaatgtaacttcaaacaggcagtgacatggttaaatttgcatataccctcagctatgcgaattcgcggcaaaaaccgcgaaaaaaatcgcatccgcatgctatttcatcagcggtggaatccaggcgattctgcaccgcaatagtggaaacgagccctaaggtggtctctgattgctgctgcaatgtatatatatatatttaattaataaaagattatcctttttataaaaaaaaatccctatttCTTTTCCCTCCTCCCCTAAGTTAGCCCTAGATTGCGATCCTTACACTACAACCACCTCTCAGAGGATTCAGCCTATGatacggattagattgtgagccgttgggagggacagataagtgacaGAGCAGGCCCCTGTACAGCGATGTACACCTACTTACTTGCTTTTTGATGATGTTGATGATAGAGCCCCGCTTTGTTTACCCGCAGGGAACGCGCGTGTGAGCGAGCGCGTTCCCTGCTAACCCCGACTCCAGGACTTttagacgccaatcggcgttaggtagTCGGGAGAGGGTTAAAATGAAAACTTCTGCTGTGGATTAAACCCACAAGttctatttgcccatttgtcccgcttattagaacatttaaaatatttccttagtaccatgtatggcgccgatattttattgtcTGATTTGTATTATTGGAatggttttatatatttttgggttGGGTTTAAAAGCAAACATTATCTCAACTTGCTTACCCTGTTTATGTGCATATATACGCACACAGCTGTTCCACAGTGTTCCTACCAGAGATGCTCAGAGTGTTATCAGTCACAAGACTCCTGTaagaacagaaaaaaaagcatTGAGGGTTCCTTCTCACTGCAGCCAATTACTCATGAGGGAAGAGGAAAACACCTGGGCAGTTTTCACCACGAGCATATGATGGCAGTCCCACtttgggggacactggggggataggacacactatggggacactgggaagctgggacacactatgaaggacacaggggggctgggacacactatgggggacactgggaagctgggacacactatgaaggacacaggggggctgggacacactatgggggacactgggaagctgggacacactatgaaggacacaggggggctgggacacactatgggggacactgggaagctgggacacactatgaaggacacaggggggctgggacacactatgggggtcaCTGGggggctgggacacactatgggggacactggggggctgggacacactatggaggacactggggggctgggacacactatggaggacactggggggctgggacacactatggaggacactggggggctggtgcacactatgggggacactggggggctgggacacactatggaggacactggggggctggtgcacactatgggggacactggggagctgggacacactatgggggacactatgGGGGAAACTGGggggctggggcacactatgggggacactggggggtggggcacactatgggggacactggggggctggggcacaccatggaggacactggggggctggggcacactatgggggacactggggggctggggcacactatgggggacactggggggctgggacacactatggaggacactggggggctggtgcacactatgggggacactggggggctgaTGCAAActatgggacacactggggagctgggacacactatgggacacactggggggctggggcacactatgggggacactggggggctggggcacactatgggggacactggggggctggggcacactatgggggacactggggggctggggcacactatgggggacactggggggctggggcacactatgggggacactggggggctggggcacactatgggggacactggggggctggggcacactatgggggacactggggggctggggcacactatgggggacactgggaggctggggcacactatgggggacactggggggctggggcacaccatgggggacactggggggctggAGCACAccatgggggacactggggggctggGACACAccatgggggacactggggggctggggcacaccatggaggacactggggggctggggcacactatgggggacactggggggctggggcacactatgggggacactggggggctggggcacactatgggggacactggggggctggAACACAccatgggggacactggggggctggGACACAccatgggggacactggggggctggGACACAccatgggggacactggggggctggAGCACAccatgggggacactggggggcagggACACAccatgggggacactggggggctggggcacactatgggggacactggggggctggggcacactatgggggacactggggggctggggcacactatgggggacactggggggctggggcacaccatgggggacactggggggctggGACACAccatgggggacactggggggctggGACACAccatgggggacactggggggctggggcacactatgggggacactggggggctggggcacactatgggggacactggggggctggggcacaccatgggggacactggggggctggGACACAccatgggggacactggggggctggggcacaccatgggggacactggggggctggGACACAccatgggggacactggggggctggggcacaccatgggggacactggggggctggGACACAccatgggggacactggggggcgggtacagtgagggggaggggtcagagtTTGATGTCAGGTGACTGTATTGGCCACATAAAGTTGCTATATGGAGTGTACTCCATCCCCCCCTGCAGTGTCCTCAGTATTGGGGGCCCCCATCTCCCACCCCCCCATGCTCTGCCCTCTCACCTGCCCTTCCGACTCTCCCAACAAGTTTGGTCGCATGATAAACACGTCACAGGAGCGtcctgagggggagggggagcatcAGCAATTCATTGTGGTATCCGGACTCCagaaacatggccgccgcctccgCTGTGTGATCTCTGCGCTGCTATAGCGGAGCCcgcccggcaggtggcgctgtgtgGCCTCCTCGCTGCTATAGTTACAGGGaagtccggcaggtggcgctgtgtgGTCTCTGCTGCAATAGTTACGGGGGaagtccggcaggtggcgctgataCGCCGCTGAGAGAAGCTCTGCAGATTTCTGTATAGATATAgcgcagcacaagcagcagatggCGCTGCCGCCTATGGAAATACTGCATGGATGAGCAGCAGAGGGTATATCGGGATATTTCTGTATAATTAGCATAGTATTGCCCCTGCTTAGCTCTccaataagggctggttcacactgggcgtTTTTTCAGCGGTTTGTTGATCTCCAGCgaccagcaaagcgctgctacaatgtatccctatgtatacattcacactgcagcgtttgtGATTACATTCAATCACAAACGCGCTGCATACAGTGTATTGTGGGTAATTGTGCTGAGATCCTCGCTTTATTGGCcgggaatcacaagtgcaaataGCAAGATTCCACCCGCCGAATTGTGATCCCGAAcatggtcagtagtgggaggatctgcagggatctggcaggggagggtcagtagtgggaggatctgcaggggtctggcaggggagggtcagtagtgggaggatctgcagggatctggcaggggagggtcagtagtgggaggatctgcaggggtctggcaggggagagtcagtagtgggaggatctgcaggggtctggcaggggagggtcagtagtgggaggatctgcaggggtctggcaggggagggtcagtagtgggaggatctgcagggatctggcaggggagggtcagtagtgggaggatctgcaggggtctggcaggggagggtcagtagtgggaggatctgcaggggtctggcaggggagggtcagtagtgggaggatctgcagggatctggcaggggagggtcagtagtgggaggatctgcaggggtctggcaggggagggtcagtagtgggaggatctgcaggggtctggcaggggagggtcagtagtgggaggatctgcaggggtctggcaggggagggtcagtagtgggaggatctgcaggggtctggcaggggagggtcagtagtgggaggatctgcaggggtctggcaggggagggtcagtagtgggaggatctgcaggggtctggcaggggagggtcagtagtgggaggatctgcaggggtctggcaggggagggtcagtagtgggaggatctgcaggggtctggcagggaagagtcagtagtgggaggatctgcaggtgtctggcaggggagggtcagtagtgggaggatctggcaggggagggtcagtagtgggaggatctgcagggatctggcaggggagggtcagtagtgggaggatctgcagggatctggcaggggagggtcagtagtgggaggatctgcacgggtctggcaggggagggtcagtagtgggaggatctgcaggggtctggcaggggagggtcagtagtgggaggagctgcaggggtctggcaggggagggtcagtagtgggaggatctgcaggggtctggcaggggagggtcagtagtgggaggatctgcaggggtctggcaggggagggtcagtagtgggaggatctgcagggatctggcaggggagggtcagtagtgggaggatctgcaggggtctggcaggggagggtcagtagtgggaggatctgcaggggtctggcaggggagggtcagtagtgggaggatctgcaggtgtctggcaggggagggtcagtagtgggaggatctggcaggggagggtcagtagtgggaggatctgcagggatctggcaggggagggtcagtagtgggaggatctgcagggatctggcaggggagggtcagtagtgggaggatctgcacgggtctggcaggggagggtcagtagtgggaggatctgcaggggtctggcaggggagggtcagtagtgggaggatctgcaggggtctggcaggggagggtcagtagtgggaggatctgcaggggtctggcaggggagggtcagtagtgggaggatctgcaggggtctggcaggggagggtcagtagtgggaggatctgcaggggtctggcagggaagagtcagtagtgggaggatctgcaggggtctggcaggggagggtcagtagtgggaggatctgcaggggtctggcagggaaGAGTCAGTAGTGGGatgatctgcaggggtctggcaggggagggtcagtagtgggaggatctgcagggatctggcaggggagggtcagtagagggaggatctgcaggggtctggcaggggagggtcagtagtgggaggatctgcaggggtctggcagggaaGAGTCAGTAGTGGGatgatctgcaggggtctggcaggggagggtcagtagtgggaggatctgcagggatctggcaggggagggtcagtagagggaggatctgcaggggtctggcaggggagggtcagtagtgggaggatctgcaggggtctggcaggggagggtcagtagtggggggatctgcaggggtctggcaggggagggtcagtagtgggaggatctgcaggggtctggcaggggagggtcagtagtgggaggatctgcaggggtctggcagggggagggtcagtagtgggaggatctgcaggggtctggcaggggagggtcagtagtgggaggat contains:
- the LOC137544838 gene encoding probable N-acetyltransferase camello, producing the protein MADYKIRGYQDSEYDVVRELFSHGMSEYVPSVCIHVLKQPWVLFVLTCTFVCLLCSSKTFLLPVLAVTLLLALGRQVLGYCWSMYIDHCLKEDLQDIRKTYMESEGCHFWVADIEDSIVGTVAVKPSDESNKELILKRMSVRKDYRGLGIAKALSREVICFARREGYEAVVLNTLMVQREAQKMYESVGFKKYIEYVMPTIYGRLINFTITKYRYEILPAS